A section of the Festucalex cinctus isolate MCC-2025b chromosome 7, RoL_Fcin_1.0, whole genome shotgun sequence genome encodes:
- the seh1l gene encoding nucleoporin SEH1 isoform X1 codes for MFVARSIAADHKDLIHDVSYDFHGRRMATCSSDQSVKVWDKSENGEWHCTASWKTHSGSVWRVTWAHPEFGQVLASCSFDRTAAVWEEIVGESNDKQSHWIKRTTLVDSRTSVTDVKFAPKHMGLMLTTCSADGVVRIYEAPDVMNLSQWSLQHEISCKLSCSCISWNPSSSRAHPPMFAVGSDDSNVTYGGKVQIYEYNENTRKYAKAESLMTITDAVHDIAFAPNLGRSFHVLAIATKDVRIFKLIPLRKESTTTGPTKFEVQIVAQFDNHNSQVWRVSWNITSTLLASSGDDGCVRLWKANYMDNWKCTGILKGDGSPLTGSSGQPTAMRTVVGSSAQTSQNALNGFSAGR; via the exons ATGTTTGTTGCACGCAGCATTGCAGCAGATCATAAAGATCTAATTCATGATGTGTCGTATGATTTTCACGGCCGAAGAATGGCGACTTGTTCCAGTGATCAAAGTGTCAAA GTGTGGGACAAAAGTGAGAATGGAGAGTGGCACTGCACTGCCAGCTGGAAG ACGCATAGTGGATCCGTGTGGAGAGTGACCTGGGCTCATCCAGAATTTGGACAAGTTCTTGCTTCATGCTCTTTTGACAGGACAGCTGCTGTCTGGGAGGAGATTGTAGGAGAGTCAAATGACAAACAGAGCCACTGG ATCAAAAGAACCACACTTGTGGACAGTAGAACATCAGTGACTGATGTGAAATTTGCCCCTAAACACATGGGCCTGATGCTGACCACGTGTTCAGCGGATGGAGTGGTGAGGATCTATGAGGCTCCGGATGTCATGAACTTGAGTCAGTGGTCCCTGCAGCATGAAATCTCGTGCAAACTCAGCTGCAGCTGCATTTCTTGGAACCCCTCCAG CTCACGGGCCCACCCACCAATGTTTGCAGTGGGGAGCGACGACAGCAACGTGACATATGGTGGCAAAGTCCAGATCTATGAGTACAATGAAAACACAAG GAAATATGCCAAAGCTGAGTCTCTGATGACCATCACAGATGCAGTGCATGACATTGCATTTGCTCCGAACCTGGGACGATCTTTCCATGTCCTCGCCATTGCGACAAAAGATGTCCGGATCTTTAAGCTTATCCCTTTAAG GAAGGAGAGCACCACAACAGGACCAACCAAGTTCGAGGTGCAGATTGTCGCCCAGTTTGACAACCACAACTCCCAAGTGTGGCGTGTGAGCTGGAACATCACAAGCACCTTGCTGGCCTCTTCTGGGGATGATGGCTGTGTGCGTCTATGGAAAG CCAACTACATGGACAACTGGAAGTGCACAGGCATCCTGAAGGGAGACGGCAGCCCCCTAACTGGTTCATCCGGTCAACCCACAGCCATGAGAACTGTGGTGGGCTCCTCGGCTCAGACCTCCCAGAATGCACTAAATGGATTTTCTGCTGGAAGGTAG
- the LOC144022094 gene encoding tyrosine-protein phosphatase non-receptor type 2-like — protein sequence MEQEFEDIDFSGGWQNIYNEIRNQANEYPYNVAKLPVNRNLNRYRDVSPYDHSRVKLESCENDYINASLVTVEEARRAYILSQGPLRNTCGHFWLMIWEQCSKAVIMLNRIIEKGSEKCAQYWPTTEELQMSFTDTGFVVRLLSEEDHSYFTIRVLKLQNIKTGEWRTIYHFHYTAWPDFGVPESPASFLNFLFKVRESGSLGMEHGPSVVHCSAGIGRSGTFALVDTCLVLMDRRNNPSSVDIQRVLLDMREYRMGLIQTPDQLRFSYMAVIEGAKLLGTNSSAQVKPEVTSRDDFETDLPPPPPPPRPHLNNSRPCLGSQLTSKDHMPLLADKPQHQDHSEAESTGHLKKRHREERIASTSQKVQQMKQRLTDSERKKEKWQYWRPIVRNVGAGAALAFGLLVCWMYSH from the exons ATGGAGCAAGAATTCGAAGACATTGATTTTTCCGGaggatggcaaaacatttataaC GAAATCCGTAACCAAGCCAACGAATATCCCTACAATGTGGCAAAACTTCCTGTGAATCGGAATTTGAATCGCTATAGAGATGTTAGTCCAT ATGATCACAGTCGGGTAAAACTTGAAAGTTGTGAAAATGACTACATCAATGCAAGTTTAGTCACAGTGGAAGAAGCCCGTAGAGCTTACATTCTTTCTCAG GGGCCTTTAAGGAACACTTGTGGTCACTTCTGGCTGATGATTTGGGAGCAGTGTTCCAAAGCTGTTATAATGTTGAACAGAATCATTGAAAAGGGATCA GAAAAGTGTGCACAATACTGGCCAACTACGGAAGAACTACAAATGTCTTTCACTGACACAGGTTTTGTTGTCAGGCTACTTTCAGAGGAGGAccattcatatttcacaatcCGAGTGCTAAAATTACAAAACATAAAG ACAGGGGAGTGGAGAACGATTTATCACTTTCACTACACCGCATGGCCGGATTTTGGTGTTCCGGAATCTCCTGCCTCCTTCCTCAACTTCCTTTTCAAGGTTCGGGAGTCTGGTTCACTAGGCATGGAGCATGGGCCCTCCGTTGTGCACTGCAGTGCTGGGATTGGCCGTTCTGGGACCTTTGCTTTGGTGGACACCTGCCTGGTCTTG ATGGATCGGAGGAATAATCCATCCTCAGTGGACATACAGAGGGTCCTTCTGGACATGAGGGAATACCGCATGGGCCTGATCCAGACTCCTGACCAACTGCGCTTCTCGTATATGGCCGTCATCGAGGGAGCCAAACTCCTTGGAACCAACAGTTCAGCACAG GTCAAGCCGGAAGTGACGTCCAGAGATGATTTCGAGACAGATCTGCCTCCACCTCCACCTCCACCTAGACCTCACTTAAACAACAGCAGACCTTGCCTAGGGTCCCAGCTCACCTCTAAAGACCACATGCCCTTGTTGGCAGACAAGCCTCAGCACCAAGACCACAGCGAGGCTGAGAGCACTGGACA TTTGAAGAAGCGACACCGTGAAGAAAGAATTGCCAGCACCTCACAGAAGGTCCAGCAGATGAAACAGAGACTGACCGACtcggagagaaaaaaagagaagtggCAATACTGGAGACCCATTGTGCGTAATGTTGGTGCTGGTGCCGCATTGGCTTTTGGTCTGCTGGTGTGCTGGATGTACTCCCATTGA
- the seh1l gene encoding nucleoporin SEH1 isoform X2 yields the protein MDKPVRKKRLCCYKYPWKESNLVWDKSENGEWHCTASWKTHSGSVWRVTWAHPEFGQVLASCSFDRTAAVWEEIVGESNDKQSHWIKRTTLVDSRTSVTDVKFAPKHMGLMLTTCSADGVVRIYEAPDVMNLSQWSLQHEISCKLSCSCISWNPSSSRAHPPMFAVGSDDSNVTYGGKVQIYEYNENTRKYAKAESLMTITDAVHDIAFAPNLGRSFHVLAIATKDVRIFKLIPLRKESTTTGPTKFEVQIVAQFDNHNSQVWRVSWNITSTLLASSGDDGCVRLWKANYMDNWKCTGILKGDGSPLTGSSGQPTAMRTVVGSSAQTSQNALNGFSAGR from the exons atggataaacctgtaagaaagaaaagactgtGCTGTTACAAGTATCCATGGAAAGAGTCAAATTTG GTGTGGGACAAAAGTGAGAATGGAGAGTGGCACTGCACTGCCAGCTGGAAG ACGCATAGTGGATCCGTGTGGAGAGTGACCTGGGCTCATCCAGAATTTGGACAAGTTCTTGCTTCATGCTCTTTTGACAGGACAGCTGCTGTCTGGGAGGAGATTGTAGGAGAGTCAAATGACAAACAGAGCCACTGG ATCAAAAGAACCACACTTGTGGACAGTAGAACATCAGTGACTGATGTGAAATTTGCCCCTAAACACATGGGCCTGATGCTGACCACGTGTTCAGCGGATGGAGTGGTGAGGATCTATGAGGCTCCGGATGTCATGAACTTGAGTCAGTGGTCCCTGCAGCATGAAATCTCGTGCAAACTCAGCTGCAGCTGCATTTCTTGGAACCCCTCCAG CTCACGGGCCCACCCACCAATGTTTGCAGTGGGGAGCGACGACAGCAACGTGACATATGGTGGCAAAGTCCAGATCTATGAGTACAATGAAAACACAAG GAAATATGCCAAAGCTGAGTCTCTGATGACCATCACAGATGCAGTGCATGACATTGCATTTGCTCCGAACCTGGGACGATCTTTCCATGTCCTCGCCATTGCGACAAAAGATGTCCGGATCTTTAAGCTTATCCCTTTAAG GAAGGAGAGCACCACAACAGGACCAACCAAGTTCGAGGTGCAGATTGTCGCCCAGTTTGACAACCACAACTCCCAAGTGTGGCGTGTGAGCTGGAACATCACAAGCACCTTGCTGGCCTCTTCTGGGGATGATGGCTGTGTGCGTCTATGGAAAG CCAACTACATGGACAACTGGAAGTGCACAGGCATCCTGAAGGGAGACGGCAGCCCCCTAACTGGTTCATCCGGTCAACCCACAGCCATGAGAACTGTGGTGGGCTCCTCGGCTCAGACCTCCCAGAATGCACTAAATGGATTTTCTGCTGGAAGGTAG
- the seh1l gene encoding nucleoporin SEH1 isoform X3, whose product MFVARSIAADHKDLIHDVSYDFHGRRMATCSSDQSVKVWDKSENGEWHCTASWKTHSGSVWRVTWAHPEFGQVLASCSFDRTAAVWEEIVGESNDKQSHWIKRTTLVDSRTSVTDVKFAPKHMGLMLTTCSADGVVRIYEAPDVMNLSQWSLQHEISCKLSCSCISWNPSSSRAHPPMFAVGSDDSNVTYGGKVQIYEYNENTRKYAKAESLMTITDAVHDIAFAPNLGRSFHVLAIATKDVRIFKLIPLRKESTTTGPTKFEVQIVAQFDNHNSQVWRVSWNITSTLLASSGDDGCVRLWKANYMDNWKCTGILKGDGSPLTGSSGQPTAMRTVVGSSAQTSQNALNGFSAGRYFFPPLEPPRAGTGHGHLLPPPSLIEHCDAEHNQPQPQSVSCRRSSRSLASLSESDGQ is encoded by the exons ATGTTTGTTGCACGCAGCATTGCAGCAGATCATAAAGATCTAATTCATGATGTGTCGTATGATTTTCACGGCCGAAGAATGGCGACTTGTTCCAGTGATCAAAGTGTCAAA GTGTGGGACAAAAGTGAGAATGGAGAGTGGCACTGCACTGCCAGCTGGAAG ACGCATAGTGGATCCGTGTGGAGAGTGACCTGGGCTCATCCAGAATTTGGACAAGTTCTTGCTTCATGCTCTTTTGACAGGACAGCTGCTGTCTGGGAGGAGATTGTAGGAGAGTCAAATGACAAACAGAGCCACTGG ATCAAAAGAACCACACTTGTGGACAGTAGAACATCAGTGACTGATGTGAAATTTGCCCCTAAACACATGGGCCTGATGCTGACCACGTGTTCAGCGGATGGAGTGGTGAGGATCTATGAGGCTCCGGATGTCATGAACTTGAGTCAGTGGTCCCTGCAGCATGAAATCTCGTGCAAACTCAGCTGCAGCTGCATTTCTTGGAACCCCTCCAG CTCACGGGCCCACCCACCAATGTTTGCAGTGGGGAGCGACGACAGCAACGTGACATATGGTGGCAAAGTCCAGATCTATGAGTACAATGAAAACACAAG GAAATATGCCAAAGCTGAGTCTCTGATGACCATCACAGATGCAGTGCATGACATTGCATTTGCTCCGAACCTGGGACGATCTTTCCATGTCCTCGCCATTGCGACAAAAGATGTCCGGATCTTTAAGCTTATCCCTTTAAG GAAGGAGAGCACCACAACAGGACCAACCAAGTTCGAGGTGCAGATTGTCGCCCAGTTTGACAACCACAACTCCCAAGTGTGGCGTGTGAGCTGGAACATCACAAGCACCTTGCTGGCCTCTTCTGGGGATGATGGCTGTGTGCGTCTATGGAAAG CCAACTACATGGACAACTGGAAGTGCACAGGCATCCTGAAGGGAGACGGCAGCCCCCTAACTGGTTCATCCGGTCAACCCACAGCCATGAGAACTGTGGTGGGCTCCTCGGCTCAGACCTCCCAGAATGCACTAAATGGATTTTCTGCTGGAAG GTATTTCTTTCCCCCTCTGGAACCTCCCAGAGCTGGAACCGGGCATGGTCACCTGCTGCCTCCCCCCTCACTcatagagcactgtgatgctgAGCACAATCAGCCTCAGCCACAATCTGTTTCATGCAGACGTTCCTCAAGATCGCTTGCGTCCTTATCAGAGTCCGACGGCCAATAA